The Aeoliella mucimassa genome includes the window ACCCAATTCTCCCGACACCATTTGTTCCGCCCAACGATCGTAAGCTCGATTCGTGCGTTGCATGGCGTTGCGAGCTTCCTCCAAGTTGCCTTGCCGAAAATAGGCCATCGCTAAAACCGGTTCGCACATGCCATGGCCGGGCCAACCTGGATCGTTGTCGGCTTGTGTCAAATGCTCGATCGCCTGGGCGTAGTCGCCAGTTCGCAAGTAGGCCATGCCGTTTATGTAAGAGCTTACCGCACCCGGCATGTGGAATAGATCGAATTGATGCGGTTGATTGTCTCGCGGCGGGCCACCCCGGTCCTTGCGAGGTGGTTCGCGGCGATGCCCGCCATCGGAGGAAAATTCGCGCATGAAGTCTTCGAAAAAATCATTGTGCGGCGGCCGTGGAGGACGCTGCTCTTGTTGTTCCGTTAACTTTTGGGTGGCTGCCAGTACTAGCTTCGCTTGATCGGTCTCAAGAGGGGTCACCAAACAGGCGCGAATGTCGCCTAAGTGAACCGTCTGGTCCTTCTCGATCATCCGAAGGTACTGCTGCTGCATTTTGAGATAGGTTTCCCAGTCTTCTTCCGATGCAAAGAGTGCAGCGACACCCATCCAAGTTGGTCCTGTCGGCTCGACCCCGAGTGCGAGAGCCGCCTGGTAGTCGCGTGAGGCTTCGTCCCAAAGACCAAGACGGACATAGAACGACGCCCGCCCGAGCCATCCCACGTAGTACTGCGGTTGAACGGTTACCGCTTGATCATAGTCGCTGCTAGCGGCCGCCCACTGCTGAGCCAGTGTGTTGGCATCGGCGCTGGCGAGCAGCGTGTTCGCGCGAATCAGTGTTTTGTTGAAATCATCAATCTGGACATAAGCATCATGGGCTTCCTGCCGCGCGTCCTCGGCATCGAGCAGCGCCAGCTCTTTCTCGTTACGCTCACGCGTCGCGCGCAAGGCTTGCCATGCGCTGACGCCGGTGCCGAGCATCATCGAAGCAACTACCAGCGTGGCCGTGGTAATTGCGACTTTATGGCGTTTGGCGAAGCGACGCAGCAGGTAGCTTCGACTGGGAGGGCGAGCATGCACCGGCTCGACGTGCAAATAGCGGAGGACGTCTTCGGCCAGCGCATCGGCGGTTTCATAGCGGCGAGTGCGGTCTTTGTCGATTGCCTTCATCACAATCCAGTCCAGATCGCCCCGCACGATAGCAGGAAGTCGAGAAGGATCGCTGCGACGGGTTGCGGAGACGGTGGTCAGTCGCTCGCCGAGCGTAGACAGCCGAGCACTCGGAATGGGTGGTTGCTCTTCGCGAATGATCCGCCGAACTTCATCGATACCTGCGGAGCCGAATCGCTGGCTGTCGAATGGAGTCGAGCCAGTGAGCAGTTCGTAAAGAATGACCCCCAGCGAGTAGATGTCGCTCCGCGTGTCGACATCCTGGCTGGTCATCTCCGCCTGTTCCGGGCTCATGTACAAAGGAGTGCCGATGAGTGCCGTGAACCGTGTATAGATGGTCTTGTCGGTCATGCTCTGACCGATGGCCTTGGCGACTCCGAAGTCGATTACCTTGGCAACGGGGGCTCCATCGTGCAGGGTTACGAGTACGTTCGATGGTTTCAGGTCGCGGTGAATCACCCCTTTTTGGTGAGCGTGCTGCACCGCCCGGCAGACGGTAATGAACAACTCAAGCCGTTCGGTAGGGCTCAGCTGGTGCTGATCGCAAAACGTAGTGATTGGTACCCCGCGCACCAGCTCCATAACGAAGTACGGCCGGCCGGTCGAGGTGGCTCCCCCATCGAACACCCTGGCGATGTTGGGGTGATCCATCAGTGCGAGCGCTTGCCGCTCGGCTTCGAAGCGGGCGATCACTTCGCGCGTATCCATGCCAGGCTTGAGAATCTTGAGTGCGACCCGCCGCCGGATCGGAGATTGCTGCTCGGCAACGTACACGATACCAAACCCACCTTCGCCGATTTGTTCGAGCAATCGATAGGCATCGATGGTGGTATTCAAGGGTTCAAATTCAGAAGCGTAGTCGACTGTATCTTCGCGAAGTCGCTCCAGGAGCCCTTTCGAGAATTGAACCGCAGGGTGGTCGAGTGGGTTGTCGGCCCGGTCGTGTGCTGCGAGCAATTGCTCCACCGATTCGCGCAGCGTCGCATCTGCACCACACGCTTTTGCCAAATAGGCTTCGCGCTGCGTGGCGCTGGTGAACTCGAGTGCTTCGAGGAATATCGACTTTTCAGGCGATGCTGGCATTCAATGACTTACATCCGCGGAAGAAGACACGCTGCAGATACCTTCCTGCAATGCGCTGTACCACTTATAAAATGCGATAAGAATCGGTGGCAAGGGCCAAGAATCGCAAATTTAATCGTCGAGTTCCCGTCGCAGCCAGGCCCGCCCGTAGGACCAGTTGCGTTTCGCAGTGCGAGAGGAAATGCCGAGAATTTCAGCGGCTTCTTCAATCGTCAGGCCGGCGAAAAACCGCAATTCGACCAGGCGAGCGAGATCCGCATCTTCGCGGGCGAGCTTGGTGAGGGCTTCGTCCAAAGCGAGCAGCGTGGAGTGGTCGGTCGCGGCGACTTCCGCCATTTCGTC containing:
- a CDS encoding serine/threonine protein kinase; the protein is MPASPEKSIFLEALEFTSATQREAYLAKACGADATLRESVEQLLAAHDRADNPLDHPAVQFSKGLLERLREDTVDYASEFEPLNTTIDAYRLLEQIGEGGFGIVYVAEQQSPIRRRVALKILKPGMDTREVIARFEAERQALALMDHPNIARVFDGGATSTGRPYFVMELVRGVPITTFCDQHQLSPTERLELFITVCRAVQHAHQKGVIHRDLKPSNVLVTLHDGAPVAKVIDFGVAKAIGQSMTDKTIYTRFTALIGTPLYMSPEQAEMTSQDVDTRSDIYSLGVILYELLTGSTPFDSQRFGSAGIDEVRRIIREEQPPIPSARLSTLGERLTTVSATRRSDPSRLPAIVRGDLDWIVMKAIDKDRTRRYETADALAEDVLRYLHVEPVHARPPSRSYLLRRFAKRHKVAITTATLVVASMMLGTGVSAWQALRATRERNEKELALLDAEDARQEAHDAYVQIDDFNKTLIRANTLLASADANTLAQQWAAASSDYDQAVTVQPQYYVGWLGRASFYVRLGLWDEASRDYQAALALGVEPTGPTWMGVAALFASEEDWETYLKMQQQYLRMIEKDQTVHLGDIRACLVTPLETDQAKLVLAATQKLTEQQEQRPPRPPHNDFFEDFMREFSSDGGHRREPPRKDRGGPPRDNQPHQFDLFHMPGAVSSYINGMAYLRTGDYAQAIEHLTQADNDPGWPGHGMCEPVLAMAYFRQGNLEEARNAMQRTNRAYDRWAEQMVSGELGNTPIPWFDWVEFLVLRREASLLIEGQLPAEDERLQNYQDYIRAVLSDEV